The Spiroplasma clarkii genome has a window encoding:
- a CDS encoding transposase → MGNYSPKQKEKIILKFRQDKVSVKWFVKSYGITGQTLLNWCKKYDQFGIDGLGLQDSANKEELINLRNENKELKKKNAKLELRDEVWKKIELLISKKK, encoded by the coding sequence ATGGGAAATTATTCACCAAAACAAAAAGAAAAAATAATTTTAAAATTTAGACAAGATAAAGTGAGTGTTAAGTGATTTGTTAAGAGTTATGGCATAACAGGTCAAACTCTATTAAATTGGTGCAAAAAATATGATCAATTTGGAATTGATGGTTTAGGTTTGCAAGATTCAGCCAATAAAGAAGAATTAATAAACTTAAGAAATGAGAATAAGGAGTTAAAGAAAAAGAATGCTAAGTTAGAACTAAGAGATGAAGTTTGAAAGAAAATTGAGTTACTGATAAGCAAGAAAAAATAA
- a CDS encoding lipoprotein, with amino-acid sequence MRKILSILGAISVSTIGVVNVVSCTPRGYIPKEEEEIPEVKELAKFDSFTDFLKMQMEKSEIFYDLKDLYQLPSRKGWLESDKDENISNFWKGISYNMQYRTASTLSYARSMFERDYNEDKTVNDWIFKDKDGDETFSYLKSQFPTSSVSSIFENYTLIYPKIRYESKGEDDEWILEDNDNTKFNGMVVDETQRTYDIFIQKGYVEIKVLESSIFWNLKPNENGYESFFITEKGVLNENGYSIWLDREKIPTSEIGQDD; translated from the coding sequence ATGAGAAAAATATTATCAATATTAGGAGCTATCTCAGTTAGCACCATTGGTGTAGTAAATGTGGTGTCATGTACTCCAAGAGGATATATCCCCAAAGAAGAGGAAGAAATCCCTGAAGTTAAAGAACTTGCTAAATTCGATAGCTTTACAGACTTTTTAAAAATGCAGATGGAAAAAAGTGAAATATTTTATGACTTAAAGGACCTGTACCAGTTACCTTCCAGAAAAGGATGGCTAGAAAGTGATAAAGATGAAAATATAAGCAACTTTTGAAAAGGTATAAGTTACAATATGCAATATAGAACTGCTAGCACCCTTAGTTATGCAAGATCTATGTTTGAAAGAGATTATAATGAAGATAAAACAGTAAATGACTGAATTTTTAAAGACAAAGACGGTGATGAAACATTCTCATATTTAAAATCTCAGTTTCCTACTTCTTCTGTATCAAGTATTTTTGAAAATTATACACTTATTTATCCAAAAATAAGATATGAATCTAAGGGTGAAGATGATGAATGAATTTTGGAAGATAATGATAATACAAAATTCAATGGAATGGTAGTTGATGAAACTCAAAGAACATATGATATATTTATTCAAAAAGGTTATGTTGAAATAAAAGTACTTGAATCATCAATCTTTTGAAATCTCAAACCAAATGAAAATGGTTATGAAAGTTTCTTTATTACTGAAAAAGGAGTTTTAAATGAAAACGGCTACTCCATCTGACTTGATAGAGAAAAAATACCAACCTCAGAAATTGGTCAAGATGATTAG
- a CDS encoding lipoprotein, which translates to MRKVLSILGAISVSSIGVVNVVSCTPRRYIPKEEEEITEVKELAKFDSFVDFLKMQMEKSDIVWFDTYSFWSNDGTEESFLENLELMRDGVKKSINISYWSLWGDSSKVNTEAFMDKDGDETYTYLSKTLGKKMEEIFIDYYGIIYPQIRVQSDENEADWTIVPDDYTKSKALVIDLNHDTFLTYQSFGYVEIKVLESSIFWNLKPNENGYESFFITKKDVVNNDGYPIWFDRDEIPTPEDNQDD; encoded by the coding sequence ATGAGAAAAGTATTATCAATATTAGGAGCTATCTCAGTTAGCTCCATTGGTGTAGTAAATGTGGTGTCATGTACTCCAAGAAGATATATCCCCAAAGAAGAGGAGGAAATCACTGAAGTTAAAGAACTTGCTAAATTCGATAGCTTTGTAGATTTTTTAAAAATGCAAATGGAAAAAAGCGATATAGTTTGATTTGATACATATAGTTTTTGATCAAATGATGGCACAGAGGAATCATTTTTAGAAAATCTTGAATTAATGCGAGATGGTGTTAAAAAATCAATAAATATTTCATATTGAAGTCTTTGGGGAGACAGTAGTAAAGTTAATACTGAAGCTTTCATGGACAAAGATGGAGATGAAACATATACTTATTTAAGTAAAACCTTAGGAAAAAAAATGGAAGAAATATTTATTGACTATTATGGCATTATTTATCCTCAGATTAGAGTTCAATCTGATGAAAATGAAGCAGATTGGACAATTGTACCTGATGATTATACAAAGTCTAAAGCTCTTGTAATTGATCTAAACCATGATACATTTCTAACTTATCAAAGTTTTGGTTATGTTGAAATAAAAGTACTTGAGTCATCAATTTTTTGAAATCTCAAACCCAATGAGAATGGTTATGAAAGTTTCTTTATCACCAAGAAAGATGTTGTAAATAATGATGGTTATCCCATTTGATTTGATAGAGATGAAATCCCAACCCCAGAAGATAATCAAGATGATTAA
- a CDS encoding HAD-IIB family hydrolase, which yields MGKIVYLDLDGTILNSRKEIGPVTKQAIIEIQKQGIKVAFATGRNFEEIKTFAKILELDKNLNYAICSNGAYITTTDVFNPFNLNLITVFAAKKVYELLTAKQIPIYISSYLNQGFYFTNHHTLNIEFDATKTVGVKIKPIDQDFDWETVAMITFECLRSEVDYFQSYFQQNDFKIEAIYSAAIYRDKPLFMLTAANVSKASAIAALNQKLAIKDNDVYIFGDGVNDLTMIQKYYNQAYVPNSAPKCVQAEAKNIIGSAEADCVGEILIEIFNLSK from the coding sequence ATGGGAAAAATTGTTTATCTAGATTTGGATGGAACTATTTTAAATAGTCGTAAAGAAATAGGGCCAGTAACCAAACAAGCAATTATTGAGATTCAAAAGCAAGGTATTAAAGTTGCTTTTGCTACAGGAAGAAACTTTGAAGAAATTAAAACCTTTGCCAAAATATTAGAACTAGATAAAAATTTAAACTATGCAATTTGTAGCAATGGAGCTTACATAACAACCACTGATGTTTTCAATCCTTTTAATTTAAATTTAATTACAGTCTTTGCTGCAAAAAAAGTTTATGAGCTTTTAACAGCAAAGCAAATACCAATTTACATCAGTAGTTACTTGAATCAAGGTTTTTATTTTACAAACCATCATACTTTAAATATTGAGTTTGATGCAACCAAAACAGTTGGAGTTAAAATTAAACCAATTGACCAGGATTTTGACTGGGAAACCGTTGCCATGATTACTTTTGAATGTTTAAGAAGTGAAGTTGATTATTTTCAAAGTTACTTTCAACAAAATGATTTTAAAATTGAAGCAATTTACTCTGCTGCAATTTATCGAGACAAACCACTGTTTATGTTAACAGCTGCAAATGTTTCTAAGGCATCTGCAATTGCAGCATTAAATCAAAAGTTGGCAATTAAGGATAATGATGTTTATATTTTTGGAGATGGAGTAAATGACTTAACTATGATCCAAAAATATTACAATCAAGCTTATGTACCAAATAGTGCTCCTAAATGTGTTCAAGCAGAAGCCAAGAACATTATTGGTTCAGCAGAAGCAGATTGTGTTGGTGAAATTTTAATTGAAATATTTAATTTAAGCAAGTAA
- a CDS encoding phospho-sugar mutase, whose amino-acid sequence MKFDKLNEKYLEWVNAKTLDSELSTLLASASDEELTAAFGLQLEFGTAGIRGILGPGPGRFNVYTIKKVTISYAKLLISKYPDSLNRGVVIGHDNRHNSTKFAQLAAEILTSFGIKAYLFKGNKMKPTPVVSFATKDLNAIGGIVITASHNPANYNGYKIYDEFGCQLTDEDTSVIAETIAATEDILNWEYKIDETLLATVGKKTLDNYKTMIANLQFYPDQSRDGFKMIYSAVNGTGTEFTPPLLRKFGYEVIEVEEHAFEDATFKNVVNPNPEFDPAWKIPFEYGKKHPDAAIMILQDPDADRIGCAINHKGKWIRLDGNQTGPILIEWKLSQMKKTDSIPENPALYSSFVTSDLGDRIASETYGVKVIKTLTGFKWMGSEILKEPQRGLNFVFAYEESYGYVIDASTKDKDGIQATTMLVEAAWYYAQQGKTLIDVLNEIFAKYGYYYTYTENLNFKPEEIKSKVEPIMEKLRDDSFSRFGDLELKYAEDYIDGLYNMPGQNLMKFYFTDGSWFAVRPSGTEPKIKIYFVTVGKDEKTAKAKCDTLFAELKEFLGL is encoded by the coding sequence ATGAAGTTTGATAAATTAAATGAAAAATATTTAGAATGAGTTAATGCCAAAACATTGGATAGTGAATTAAGTACATTGTTAGCTTCTGCAAGTGATGAGGAACTAACTGCAGCATTTGGTTTACAATTAGAATTTGGAACTGCAGGAATTAGAGGTATTTTAGGACCAGGACCAGGAAGGTTTAATGTCTATACTATTAAAAAAGTCACAATTAGTTATGCTAAATTGTTGATTTCAAAATACCCAGATAGTTTAAATAGAGGAGTTGTGATTGGACATGACAATCGTCACAACTCAACTAAGTTTGCTCAACTAGCAGCAGAAATTTTAACAAGTTTTGGTATCAAAGCCTATTTATTTAAAGGCAATAAAATGAAACCAACACCAGTGGTTTCATTTGCAACAAAAGATTTAAATGCCATTGGGGGAATTGTAATTACTGCCAGTCATAACCCTGCAAATTATAATGGTTATAAAATTTATGATGAATTTGGTTGTCAATTAACCGATGAAGACACCAGTGTCATTGCTGAAACTATTGCTGCAACTGAAGATATCTTAAACTGAGAGTATAAGATTGATGAAACTTTACTAGCAACAGTTGGTAAAAAAACACTTGATAACTATAAAACTATGATTGCTAATTTACAGTTTTATCCAGATCAATCTCGAGATGGTTTTAAAATGATTTATTCAGCAGTTAATGGTACAGGAACAGAGTTCACACCACCATTATTAAGAAAATTTGGTTATGAAGTTATTGAAGTTGAAGAACATGCTTTTGAGGATGCAACCTTTAAAAATGTTGTTAATCCTAATCCAGAGTTTGATCCAGCTTGAAAAATACCATTTGAGTATGGTAAAAAACATCCAGATGCTGCAATTATGATTTTACAAGATCCAGATGCAGACCGAATTGGTTGTGCAATAAACCACAAAGGAAAATGAATTCGCCTTGACGGTAACCAAACAGGACCAATTTTAATTGAGTGAAAACTAAGTCAAATGAAAAAAACAGATTCAATTCCTGAAAATCCAGCACTTTATTCAAGTTTTGTAACTAGTGATTTAGGAGATCGAATTGCTAGTGAAACTTATGGAGTTAAAGTAATTAAAACTTTAACTGGATTTAAGTGAATGGGTTCAGAAATTTTAAAAGAACCCCAAAGAGGTTTAAACTTTGTTTTTGCATATGAAGAAAGTTATGGTTATGTTATTGATGCTTCCACAAAAGACAAAGATGGAATCCAAGCAACCACAATGTTAGTGGAAGCTGCTTGATATTATGCTCAACAAGGTAAGACTTTAATTGATGTGTTGAATGAAATTTTTGCAAAATATGGTTATTACTATACTTATACAGAAAACTTAAACTTCAAACCTGAAGAGATTAAGTCAAAAGTAGAACCAATTATGGAAAAATTAAGAGATGATAGTTTTTCAAGATTTGGTGACTTAGAATTGAAATATGCAGAAGATTACATTGATGGGCTTTACAACATGCCAGGACAAAATTTAATGAAATTTTATTTTACAGATGGTAGTTGATTTGCTGTCCGTCCAAGTGGAACTGAACCAAAGATAAAAATTTACTTTGTAACTGTTGGTAAAGATGAAAAAACTGCCAAAGCTAAGTGTGATACTTTGTTTGCAGAACTAAAAGAATTCTTAGGATTATAA
- a CDS encoding ribonuclease HII has protein sequence MVDTSRYDFDQNLKKQYQVKVISGSDEVGRGAMAGPIVVATVILKPDYCNPQIKDSKLLTAAKREQLYTEIIANTVAYSIKEYSALIVDKLNPKATSVLGMCESIQDLQEKPQLCLTDGEKVNLQGYQTLQVIKGDFKSQSIAAASILAKVYRDKIMINYDVKYKGYKFSQHKGYCTKEHIKLVESLGILDVHRLSYKPIAKLQEK, from the coding sequence ATGGTAGATACTAGCAGATATGATTTTGATCAAAACCTCAAAAAGCAATATCAAGTAAAAGTCATTTCAGGAAGTGATGAAGTTGGTCGAGGAGCTATGGCAGGACCAATTGTGGTAGCAACAGTTATTTTAAAACCCGATTACTGTAACCCCCAGATTAAAGATTCAAAGTTATTGACTGCAGCCAAAAGAGAGCAATTGTATACTGAAATAATTGCAAACACAGTTGCTTATTCAATTAAAGAGTACAGTGCTCTAATTGTTGACAAATTAAACCCCAAAGCTACAAGTGTTTTGGGAATGTGTGAATCAATTCAAGACTTACAAGAAAAACCCCAGCTTTGTTTAACTGATGGAGAAAAAGTAAATCTCCAAGGTTATCAGACCTTGCAGGTAATTAAAGGTGACTTTAAAAGTCAAAGCATTGCAGCAGCTAGTATCTTGGCAAAAGTTTATCGAGATAAAATTATGATAAATTATGATGTAAAATATAAGGGGTATAAGTTTTCCCAACACAAGGGTTATTGTACAAAAGAACATATTAAATTAGTTGAAAGCTTGGGTATTTTAGATGTACACCGATTGAGTTACAAACCAATAGCCAAGTTACAGGAGAAATAA
- the ylqF gene encoding ribosome biogenesis GTPase YlqF, with protein MADKSTFNWFPGHMNKSIKAIEEMISIVDLVIEIVDARAPFSTQNPIFKKLLTKSPKLVLLSKGDLADSAVTSIWIDYFKKQGDNPYLIKNKQHDIYNDILKLINQMTKPKQEKQKQKGIEKPQLNILVVGIPNVGKSTVIGKLCKGKQLKIANRPGVTVGLHRIKMTDQITLIDSPGILPTKFENETTACNCAAVNSIRLDVVPKERFATKLMRYLYNSYPNLIENKYKISHKILRPIDYDDTFKIFEEIAKVRKFTVFDEVLDFDKAINLFITDLMAHNFGPVSFEKPIEIDKTSSFSIDKKDIDKIIESDLTVEW; from the coding sequence ATGGCAGATAAGTCAACATTCAATTGGTTCCCCGGCCATATGAATAAAAGCATAAAAGCAATTGAGGAAATGATTTCAATTGTTGATTTGGTGATTGAAATTGTTGATGCTCGAGCACCATTTTCAACTCAAAATCCCATCTTCAAAAAGCTTTTAACAAAAAGTCCAAAATTAGTTTTGTTGTCAAAAGGGGATCTAGCAGATTCAGCAGTGACTAGTATTTGAATTGATTATTTTAAAAAGCAAGGCGATAATCCATATTTAATAAAAAACAAACAACATGATATTTACAATGACATTTTAAAACTAATTAATCAAATGACAAAGCCAAAACAAGAAAAACAAAAGCAAAAAGGGATTGAAAAACCACAGTTAAACATTTTAGTGGTGGGGATCCCCAATGTGGGGAAGTCAACTGTAATTGGTAAATTGTGTAAAGGTAAGCAACTTAAAATTGCCAATCGTCCAGGGGTTACTGTTGGGTTACATCGTATCAAGATGACGGATCAAATCACCTTGATTGATTCTCCAGGAATTTTGCCAACAAAATTTGAGAATGAAACCACTGCTTGTAATTGTGCAGCAGTGAATTCCATTCGTTTAGATGTGGTTCCAAAGGAGCGCTTTGCTACAAAGTTAATGCGCTATCTTTACAACAGTTATCCAAATTTAATTGAAAATAAGTACAAAATTAGCCATAAAATACTCAGACCAATTGACTATGATGATACTTTTAAAATCTTTGAAGAAATTGCCAAGGTTCGTAAGTTTACTGTTTTTGATGAAGTTTTAGACTTTGACAAAGCAATTAACTTATTTATCACAGATTTAATGGCCCACAATTTTGGTCCAGTTTCTTTTGAAAAGCCAATTGAAATTGACAAAACCAGTTCTTTTTCAATTGATAAGAAAGATATTGACAAAATTATTGAAAGTGATTTAACAGTAGAATGGTAG
- a CDS encoding 23S rRNA (pseudouridine(1915)-N(3))-methyltransferase RlmH, which produces MKIKIICFNKLQQEFIAVCNHYVAKIKKFQTLEVLEIPEFVSRDLKSNQVRNEELLAKKLEEFKDFEVFLLEIQGKQWASLEFAQALQANQDYKGGKILFLIGPSDGFSEQFVKKYPNQISFGLVTFPYNLVRLILLEQIYRAIKINRQEPYHK; this is translated from the coding sequence ATGAAAATAAAAATAATTTGTTTTAATAAACTGCAACAAGAATTTATTGCTGTTTGCAACCATTATGTTGCAAAAATTAAAAAATTTCAAACCCTTGAGGTGCTTGAAATTCCTGAATTTGTGAGTAGAGATTTAAAATCAAATCAGGTGCGCAATGAAGAACTATTGGCAAAAAAACTTGAAGAATTTAAGGATTTTGAAGTATTTTTACTTGAAATTCAGGGTAAACAGTGGGCAAGTCTGGAATTTGCCCAAGCATTACAAGCCAATCAAGATTATAAAGGGGGTAAAATTTTGTTTTTAATTGGTCCAAGTGATGGTTTTAGTGAACAATTTGTAAAAAAATACCCCAATCAAATCAGTTTTGGCTTGGTCACTTTTCCTTATAATTTGGTTCGCTTAATCTTATTAGAACAAATTTATCGAGCAATTAAAATTAATCGTCAAGAACCTTATCATAAATAA
- a CDS encoding SDR family oxidoreductase: protein MKNKLVVITGASSGIGKELAITFSQHGYALLLLARRVNLLEELNLPNSMCRALDVRDYASFQKFVSEAEAKYGPTQCLINNAGIMPLDKIYNLDLDVQNDMVDINIKGVLNGMKTVMNQMKAAQTGTIINISSVAGRWTGENRAVYNGTKFAVHAISEQTRRELAPFNVRVLTVAPGLVDTDLISTTTNSEVIKNYGVWKENLAGGLSAKEVAEVIYYAFTLPQNVALKEIVIAATKQPI from the coding sequence ATGAAAAATAAATTAGTAGTCATTACTGGGGCTAGCTCAGGAATTGGAAAAGAATTAGCTATCACATTTTCGCAACATGGTTATGCATTATTGTTATTAGCTCGTCGAGTAAACTTATTAGAAGAATTAAATTTACCAAATTCAATGTGCCGTGCTCTTGATGTCAGAGATTATGCAAGTTTTCAAAAATTTGTTTCTGAAGCTGAGGCAAAATATGGACCAACTCAATGTTTAATAAATAATGCTGGAATTATGCCACTTGATAAAATTTATAATTTAGACTTAGATGTACAAAATGACATGGTGGACATTAATATCAAAGGTGTTTTAAATGGTATGAAAACTGTTATGAACCAAATGAAAGCAGCTCAAACTGGAACAATAATCAACATTAGTAGTGTTGCTGGGCGCTGAACTGGGGAAAATCGAGCAGTTTATAATGGAACTAAGTTTGCAGTTCATGCAATTAGTGAGCAAACTCGTCGAGAACTTGCACCATTTAATGTCAGAGTCTTAACTGTGGCACCAGGTTTAGTGGATACAGACTTAATTTCAACAACCACAAACTCTGAAGTTATTAAAAATTATGGTGTTTGAAAAGAAAACTTGGCAGGGGGTTTATCAGCAAAAGAAGTGGCAGAAGTAATTTATTATGCTTTCACATTACCTCAAAATGTTGCTTTAAAAGAAATTGTAATTGCTGCTACTAAACAACCAATTTAA
- the ffh gene encoding signal recognition particle protein: MGFGDFLANRMKKSIEKNLKKSTLTEDNINEVLREIRLALLEADVNVDVVKKFIKKIEEKALGEFIEQGVRADQQMVKIVHQELVEILGKVNQPLEINKKPSIIMMVGLQGAGKTTTVGKLAHLLTNKYKKKPLMVGLDIYRPGAIDQLVELGEKNGLSSFEKGKQDPVKTSKQAVDFADQNGYDVVILDTAGRLQIDKDLMKELNNIRKAVSPQEIILTVDGMTGQDIINVTQEFDKLLKLSGVIVTKLDGDARGGATLSITDITKLPIKFIGEGEGIGALAEFHPKRMADRILGMGDVDTLFEKAASVVDQRTMEKTMKRMFAGQFDLEDLRNQLGQVAKMGNLGGLMKMMPGLGNKVSDAQIEQAQQRLFVANVLMDSMTLKERRDPRVLKAIKRKERIIKGSGRTEKEYNDLLNQFDKGKKQVAEMTKQLKQGRMPNLGGLKL; the protein is encoded by the coding sequence ATGGGATTTGGAGATTTTTTAGCCAATAGAATGAAGAAATCTATTGAAAAAAACCTAAAGAAAAGTACCCTAACTGAGGATAATATTAATGAGGTCTTACGTGAAATAAGACTTGCTTTACTTGAAGCTGACGTCAATGTTGATGTTGTAAAAAAATTCATTAAAAAAATAGAAGAAAAAGCACTTGGAGAGTTCATTGAACAAGGGGTAAGAGCAGACCAACAAATGGTTAAAATCGTGCACCAAGAGCTGGTTGAAATACTTGGAAAAGTTAATCAACCTCTTGAAATCAATAAAAAACCATCAATTATTATGATGGTTGGATTACAAGGAGCTGGTAAAACTACTACAGTTGGGAAACTTGCCCACTTGTTAACAAATAAGTATAAGAAAAAACCATTAATGGTTGGGTTAGATATTTATCGTCCAGGAGCCATTGACCAATTAGTAGAACTTGGTGAAAAAAATGGTTTGTCTAGCTTTGAAAAAGGAAAACAAGATCCTGTTAAAACTTCAAAACAAGCAGTTGATTTTGCAGACCAAAATGGTTATGATGTAGTAATTTTAGATACTGCTGGTCGTTTACAAATTGATAAAGATTTAATGAAAGAGTTAAATAACATCAGAAAAGCTGTATCACCTCAAGAAATTATTTTAACTGTTGATGGAATGACAGGGCAAGATATTATCAATGTTACTCAAGAATTTGATAAATTATTAAAACTTTCTGGAGTAATTGTTACAAAGTTAGATGGAGATGCTCGTGGGGGGGCCACTCTATCAATTACAGATATTACAAAACTTCCAATTAAATTCATTGGTGAAGGTGAAGGAATTGGTGCCTTGGCAGAATTCCACCCAAAACGTATGGCAGACAGAATTTTGGGAATGGGAGATGTTGATACTTTATTTGAAAAAGCAGCCAGTGTTGTTGACCAAAGAACTATGGAAAAAACCATGAAAAGAATGTTTGCTGGTCAATTTGATTTAGAAGACTTACGTAACCAGTTAGGGCAAGTTGCAAAAATGGGTAATCTTGGTGGTCTTATGAAAATGATGCCAGGATTAGGTAATAAAGTAAGTGATGCCCAAATTGAACAAGCTCAACAAAGGTTATTTGTAGCAAATGTCTTAATGGACTCAATGACTTTAAAAGAGCGAAGAGATCCCAGGGTTTTAAAAGCAATTAAGCGAAAAGAAAGAATTATCAAAGGTTCAGGCAGAACAGAAAAAGAGTATAATGATTTATTAAACCAATTCGATAAAGGTAAAAAACAAGTTGCAGAAATGACTAAACAACTAAAACAAGGAAGAATGCCAAATCTTGGAGGACTGAAACTATAA
- a CDS encoding DegV family protein has protein sequence MKTAIIIDSSTGIKDLSGYPNVFLAPLMIINSEGDAFKDDLLLTSDEFYSLNDKDLLKTSQTVVGDMYALWDDILKEYDNVICLLLSKGLSGQYATYKMLANEEQYMDRVFVVDTNGVAVVGKRQLDLAIKLLNEGKTPQEVMQTIETLYANKVGYIIPKSLTQLVRGGRISRAAAGLAKILKITPVLKYNGIIDKEDKTRTFKKAINLAITKIKEQYTGDYVIDVAYSRSPQEVLDEVLQLVKDAGFKIGLIYDMPNVIVCHTGRETFALIPHFEN, from the coding sequence ATGAAAACAGCAATAATTATTGATTCATCAACTGGGATTAAAGACTTATCAGGTTACCCTAATGTATTTTTAGCACCATTAATGATCATCAATTCTGAAGGTGATGCCTTTAAAGATGATCTACTTTTAACAAGTGATGAATTTTATAGTTTAAATGATAAAGATTTATTAAAAACATCTCAAACAGTTGTTGGTGACATGTATGCACTTTGAGATGATATTTTAAAAGAATATGATAATGTAATTTGTCTTTTACTTTCAAAAGGACTAAGTGGTCAATATGCCACATACAAAATGCTTGCAAATGAAGAGCAATATATGGATAGGGTTTTTGTTGTTGATACTAATGGAGTGGCAGTTGTTGGAAAAAGACAACTTGATTTAGCAATCAAGTTATTAAATGAAGGCAAAACACCTCAAGAAGTTATGCAAACTATTGAAACTTTATATGCAAATAAAGTTGGCTACATTATTCCAAAATCACTTACTCAATTAGTTCGTGGAGGTAGAATCAGTCGTGCTGCTGCTGGGTTAGCAAAAATTTTAAAAATAACACCAGTGTTAAAGTATAATGGAATTATTGACAAAGAAGATAAAACTAGAACCTTTAAAAAGGCCATTAATTTAGCAATTACAAAAATAAAAGAGCAATATACAGGTGATTATGTAATTGATGTGGCTTATTCAAGAAGTCCGCAAGAAGTTTTGGATGAAGTTTTACAACTAGTTAAGGATGCTGGATTTAAAATTGGGTTAATCTATGATATGCCCAATGTTATAGTTTGTCATACTGGAAGAGAAACTTTTGCCCTTATACCTCATTTTGAAAATTAA